The genome window CGAATAACGTTTGAGGTGTATTGATCTTACTCGATACAATTGACAAGAAATGAAGTCCTGGTGAACGGTACTTCAAACCACATAACAAATAATATGAGGAGGCGTGAATGAAAAATGTACTGGTTATTATCGCAATAGGCCTTTTATTTGCCGGCTGTAAAAAAGACGATGCACCGACACAACTGCAAGCGGCAGTACCACCGTGGGATATCGGGCAGACCGCAGATGCAGTGTTCGGACAGACGACGTTTTCCGCAGGTGGCAACGATGTGGTCAGTCAAACAACTATCCCCGGTCCGTGGGGATTGGCGGTCAGTGGAAGCGGTGCGTTATTCGTCGTCGATCAGCGGGCGCATCGTGTCTTGCGATTCGACAACGCAGCAACTAAAGCCAGCGGGGCACCTGCCGACGGCGTTTTGGGCCAGCATAATTTTACGAGCCGCGTGTGGAATGACTCTGCGGGCGGAAACACTCCCTCCGCTAGCGGTTTTCAAACTCCTACGTCTGTTGCGCTCGATCCTTCTGGAAATCTGTTCGTGCTCGACCAGGCGAACCAGCGGGTACTCCGCTTCAACAACGCCGCTGCCAAACCGAACGGCGCATCCGCCGACGGCGTGCTGGGGCAGCCGGACTTCGTCTCCAATGGGTTTCATACCACACAAAGCGGATTCTTTTCGCCAAACGGTGTCGCCGTGGACGCATCGGGAAACCTGTACGTTGCGGACGGGTCAAACCACCGCGTGCTTCGCTTCAACAACGCCGCCGCTAAAGCAAACGGCGCAAATGCGGACGGTGTGCTAGGTCAGCCCGGTTTCTTCACAAACAGTAAAGACTCCACTGCAACTAAAATGTCCAACCCCACCTCACTTGCCGTGGATAACGCCGGCAACCTGTACGTGGGAGAGCGCGGTAACAGTCGCGTGCTGATCTTCCTGAATGCAGCGTCAAAAGCGAACGGCGCTCCAGCAGATATCGTGCTCGGCAAAGCGAATTTTAACAGCGGTTCAACGCCGAGCTCGGTAACCGCCGCTGCAATCTATTTTCCATATGCTCTTGCTGTGGATGATGCAAAGAATCTGTATGTCGCCGACGGTGCATTAAATCGTCTGCTGATTTTCTACAACGCACCTGCCAAACAGAACGGTGCCTCCGCAGACGCGGTGATCGGAAAAAAAGATTTTACCAGCTCCAGCGTTACCGGCGCAGCCATAGATAATATCGGGCAGCCGTACGGCGTTGCGGTGCAAAGCTCCACCGGAAAACTGTTCCTGACATGTTATTCCAATTCCAGGGTGCTGAGATTTCAGGCAAGGAGCAGTTTGGTACCATAACAGACGTCGCTATTCTGCATTCCACAAAGCTGTATAGGGAATGGTTTAGTGAAGATAAAATGATAGGCAAACTATCTGCAGAAAACGAAGAGTATGGAGTCACCTCACCCCAAGAACGTGAGGAGAGAATAGGGTAATGTATCAGTTTAGTGTGGTCAGGACTTACGTCCTGACCGATACGATTGAATGTCAGGAAGAAATTCCTGACATCACCAACCAATGATGTAATTGACGCACTGCAAAAATAGTAATTACTGTCTTTCTTCGGTATCTTGCTCTATGAAGAACCGCAAAAAACCTGTAGCAGAACCGGTCGGTCCTGTCCCCAAACCAACCAAGTCCACAAAATCTCACGACATATCGGCGCGAAAGAGCAAGAAAAAAATCTTATCAGTTTCAGTGGCGGGTATACCTCCTGATTTTCAATTAACGCAGGAATTCTCCGACACATTCGATCGCATTGAACACACCGGTCATCACTTCTATATCACGGGCAATGCCGGAACCGGTAAGTCGACACTTCTCCATTATTTCAAGGAGAATACAAAAAAGAAAACCGTTGTGCTTGCACCGACGGGCATCGCTGCTATCAATATCGGCGGCTCGACGCTTCATTCCTTCTTTCGTTTCCCGCTCCATCTCATTACTAAGGCGGATATTAAAAAGATCCGAGACAAAGGAAAACTGTTTGCTGCTCTTGAAACCCTCGTCATCGATGAGGTCTCGATGGTTCGGGCAGATATGATGGATGCCGTCGATCAGTCGCTCCGGCTCAATCGCAATCGGCCGCATGAACCGTTCGGAGGTGTTCAAGTGGTCCTCATTGGCGATTTATTCCAGCTGCCACCGATCGTGGATGAAGACCTTGCCGAATATTATAGCGATTTTTATGAAACGCCTTTCTTCTTTAGTGCACACGTGTTCAACGAAGTCCGTCTCCAAAAAATTGAACTGCAGAAAGTGTTCCGTCAGAGCGATCCTGATTTTATCGGGCTGCTCAATAAAGTACGCAATAACACCGTTCAACAATCTGATCTCAAGAAGATCAATGAACGATACAATCCTTCGCTGGAAGTTGGCCGGCACGATCTCGCTATTACTCTCACCAGCACGAATGCTCTTGCTTCGGGAATCAACCTTCACAAACTCTCTGCGCTCCCGACACGTGAATATGTTTTTGATTCTATCATCGACGGTGATTTTGATGAGAAGTCCTATCCGACCGACAAGACGCTTAAATTGAAGAAAGGCGCCCAGGTGATGATGGTGAAGAATGATCCGAACAAACGTTGGGTGAACGGAACACTAGGTGTCATTCATCAACTTACGGATGAGACCATTGAAGTTTCTTTTGGCGGAGCTTTACACACTATCGAGCCGTCTACTTGGGAAAAATTGGACTATGAGTACGATCGGGAGAACGGAAGCATTGAACCTGTCGTGAATGGTGCTTTCCGGCAATATCCCATAAAACTTGCCTGGGCAATGACAATCCACAAGAGTCAGGGAAAGACCTTCGACAACGTTATAATCGATTTAGGACGAGGGGCATTTGCACATGGGCAGGCATACGTCGCCCTCAGCCGATGCAGGTCGTTTGCAGGACTTCATCTCAAGATGCCATTTAAATATTCGGATATCATTCTTGATGAGAGAGTGCGAAGTTTTCACTCGGTAGTGGAATTCGACTAACAGCGAACGCGTTTGTTATTTCATTCGTGAAATTCCGAACACACCAAAGATCGGCCCTTCGGC of Ignavibacteriales bacterium contains these proteins:
- a CDS encoding NHL repeat-containing protein is translated as MKNVLVIIAIGLLFAGCKKDDAPTQLQAAVPPWDIGQTADAVFGQTTFSAGGNDVVSQTTIPGPWGLAVSGSGALFVVDQRAHRVLRFDNAATKASGAPADGVLGQHNFTSRVWNDSAGGNTPSASGFQTPTSVALDPSGNLFVLDQANQRVLRFNNAAAKPNGASADGVLGQPDFVSNGFHTTQSGFFSPNGVAVDASGNLYVADGSNHRVLRFNNAAAKANGANADGVLGQPGFFTNSKDSTATKMSNPTSLAVDNAGNLYVGERGNSRVLIFLNAASKANGAPADIVLGKANFNSGSTPSSVTAAAIYFPYALAVDDAKNLYVADGALNRLLIFYNAPAKQNGASADAVIGKKDFTSSSVTGAAIDNIGQPYGVAVQSSTGKLFLTCYSNSRVLRFQARSSLVP
- a CDS encoding AAA family ATPase translates to MKNRKKPVAEPVGPVPKPTKSTKSHDISARKSKKKILSVSVAGIPPDFQLTQEFSDTFDRIEHTGHHFYITGNAGTGKSTLLHYFKENTKKKTVVLAPTGIAAINIGGSTLHSFFRFPLHLITKADIKKIRDKGKLFAALETLVIDEVSMVRADMMDAVDQSLRLNRNRPHEPFGGVQVVLIGDLFQLPPIVDEDLAEYYSDFYETPFFFSAHVFNEVRLQKIELQKVFRQSDPDFIGLLNKVRNNTVQQSDLKKINERYNPSLEVGRHDLAITLTSTNALASGINLHKLSALPTREYVFDSIIDGDFDEKSYPTDKTLKLKKGAQVMMVKNDPNKRWVNGTLGVIHQLTDETIEVSFGGALHTIEPSTWEKLDYEYDRENGSIEPVVNGAFRQYPIKLAWAMTIHKSQGKTFDNVIIDLGRGAFAHGQAYVALSRCRSFAGLHLKMPFKYSDIILDERVRSFHSVVEFD